One Nostocoides sp. HKS02 genomic window carries:
- the rplV gene encoding 50S ribosomal protein L22: MEAKASARHVRVTPQKARRMVDLIRGKKAVDAVSVLQFAPQSASEPIQKVLESAIANARVKADRASEPFDERTLFISAAFVDEGPTMKRFRPRAQGRAARINKRTSHITVVVTPKTTKGGTR, encoded by the coding sequence ATGGAAGCCAAGGCGAGTGCGCGGCACGTCCGCGTCACGCCCCAGAAGGCGCGACGCATGGTCGACCTCATCCGCGGCAAGAAGGCCGTCGATGCCGTGTCGGTGCTGCAGTTCGCCCCGCAGTCCGCGTCGGAGCCGATCCAGAAGGTGCTCGAGAGCGCCATCGCGAACGCTCGGGTCAAGGCCGACCGGGCTTCGGAGCCGTTCGACGAGCGCACGCTGTTCATCAGCGCTGCCTTCGTCGACGAGGGCCCGACGATGAAGCGGTTCCGCCCGCGCGCCCAGGGCCGTGCGGCCCGCATCAACAAGCGCACCAGCCACATCACCGTGGTCGTCACGCCGAAGACCACCAAGGGAGGCACCCGCTAA
- the rpsS gene encoding 30S ribosomal protein S19 has protein sequence MPRSLKKGPFIDDHLQKKVDAQNEAGSKNVIKTWSRRSVISPDMLGHTLAVHDGRKHVPVFVTESMVGHKLGEFAPTRTFKGHVKDDKKGRRR, from the coding sequence ATGCCTCGCAGTCTGAAGAAGGGCCCCTTCATCGACGATCACCTTCAGAAGAAGGTGGACGCCCAGAACGAAGCGGGTTCCAAGAACGTCATCAAGACCTGGTCGCGTCGTTCGGTCATCAGCCCGGACATGCTCGGTCACACCCTTGCCGTGCACGACGGCCGCAAGCACGTCCCGGTGTTCGTCACCGAGTCGATGGTCGGCCACAAGCTCGGTGAGTTCGCGCCGACCCGCACGTTCAAGGGTCACGTGAAGGACGACAAGAAGGGGCGTCGTCGCTGA
- the rplW gene encoding 50S ribosomal protein L23 — protein sequence MSTLAAGKDPRDILIAPVVSEKSYSLLNQGKYTFIVDPRANKTEIKIAVERVFNVKVDSVHTLNRIGKTRRTRFGIGKRKDTKRAIVTLREGSIDIFGAGA from the coding sequence GTGAGCACTCTCGCTGCTGGCAAGGACCCGCGCGACATTCTGATCGCGCCCGTCGTCTCGGAGAAGTCGTACTCGCTGCTCAACCAGGGCAAGTACACCTTCATCGTCGACCCGCGAGCCAACAAGACCGAGATCAAGATCGCCGTCGAGCGCGTCTTCAACGTCAAGGTCGACTCCGTCCACACCCTCAACCGCATCGGCAAGACCCGCCGCACGCGGTTCGGCATCGGCAAGCGCAAGGACACCAAGCGTGCGATCGTCACCCTCCGCGAGGGCTCGATCGACATCTTCGGTGCCGGCGCCTGA
- the rplC gene encoding 50S ribosomal protein L3, with protein MTATKTVKGVLGTKLGMTQVWDADNRLVPVTVIEAGPCVVTQVRQAESDGYAAVQIAFGAIDPRKVTKPLTGHFEKAGVTPRRHLVELRTADATEYTLGQEITVETFEAGQDIDVTGTTKGKGFAGVMKRHGFHGVSSSHGSHKNHRKPGSIGGCATPGRVFKGMRMAGRMGGVRQTTQNLTIHAVDADKGLLLVKGAVPGPRGGTVLVRTAAKGA; from the coding sequence ATGACTGCTACCAAGACCGTGAAGGGTGTGCTGGGCACGAAGCTCGGCATGACCCAGGTGTGGGACGCCGACAACCGGCTCGTCCCCGTCACCGTCATCGAGGCCGGGCCCTGCGTCGTCACGCAGGTTCGCCAGGCCGAGAGCGACGGCTACGCCGCCGTGCAGATCGCGTTCGGCGCCATCGACCCGCGCAAGGTGACCAAGCCGCTCACCGGCCACTTCGAGAAGGCTGGCGTGACCCCCCGCCGCCACCTCGTCGAGCTCCGCACCGCTGATGCCACCGAGTACACGCTCGGCCAGGAGATCACGGTCGAGACCTTCGAGGCCGGCCAGGACATCGACGTCACCGGCACCACCAAGGGCAAGGGTTTCGCCGGTGTCATGAAGCGTCACGGCTTCCACGGCGTGAGCTCCTCGCACGGTTCGCACAAGAACCACCGCAAGCCGGGTTCGATCGGTGGCTGCGCCACCCCGGGCCGGGTCTTCAAGGGCATGCGCATGGCCGGCCGGATGGGCGGCGTGCGCCAGACCACCCAGAACCTCACCATCCACGCCGTGGACGCCGACAAGGGCCTGCTGCTCGTCAAGGGCGCCGTTCCCGGCCCCCGTGGCGGCACCGTCCTCGTCCGCACGGCCGCGAAGGGAGCCTGA
- the rpsJ gene encoding 30S ribosomal protein S10, whose protein sequence is MAGQKIRIRLKSYDHEVIDNSARKIVDTVTRAGATVVGPVPLPTEKNVFVVIRSPHKYKDSREHFEMRTHKRLIDIIDPTPKAVDSLMRLDLPADVNIEIKL, encoded by the coding sequence ATGGCGGGACAGAAGATCCGCATCCGACTGAAGTCGTATGACCACGAGGTCATCGACAACTCGGCGCGCAAGATTGTCGACACGGTCACCCGTGCCGGCGCGACGGTGGTTGGCCCCGTGCCGCTGCCCACGGAGAAGAACGTATTCGTGGTCATCCGTTCGCCCCACAAGTACAAGGACAGCCGCGAGCACTTCGAGATGCGCACCCACAAGCGCCTCATCGACATCATCGACCCGACGCCCAAGGCCGTCGACTCGCTGATGCGCCTCGACCTGCCGGCTGACGTCAACATCGAGATCAAGCTCTGA